AGCTCGCGGGCGTGGCGGGCCGCCTCGCGGGCGCGAGCCGCCAGCTGCGCCTGCTTGCAGATGCGCCTGCCCAGCGTGGCATTGGCGTCGAGCCACGACTGCAGGCCCTCGTTGACGCAGCGCTCGACGAAGCCGCGCATCACGGCGCTGCCCAGCTTGGCCTTGGTCTGCCCTTCGAACTGCGGGTCGGGCAGCTTGACGCTGAGCACCGCGACCAGGCCGTCCCGTAGATCGTCACCGGTCAGCGCCGGGTCCTTCTTGCGGAACGCCCGGTTGGCCTGGCCCCACCGGTTCAGCGTGCCGGTCAGGGCCTTGCGCAACCCCTCTTCGTGGGCGCCGCCGTCGGGTGTGCGGATGACGTTGACGTAGCTGCGTAGCCGCTCATCGACCCCACCGGCCACCCACGTCAGGGCGACGTCGGCCGCAAGCGCCTGCCCCTCAACCTGCTCGGCCTGGCGCAGCATGATCGGTCGGGTCAGGATCGCCTCGTCGTCACCGACGAGCTGGTCGACGAAGTCCGCCAGGCCACCCTTGAAGGAGAACGACTCGCGCCGGCCGTCACGCATGTCCGCGAACTCGATCCGCAGACCTGGGTTGAGCAGACACGTCTCGCGCAGCCGCGTCACGATGCGGTCGGCGTCGAACGTGGTCCCGTCGAAGATGTCGGCGTCTGGCCAGAACCGCACCGTGGTCCCGGTCTTCGTGCTCCTGCCGACCCGTTTGAGCGCGGCGGTCCGCGCTCCCCTGGCGAACGCGATCTGGTGCCGGCCGCCGTCTCGGCACACCTCGACCTCGGCGCGCGAGGACAGGGCGTTGACGACCGAGACGCCGACGCCGTGCAGGCCTCCTGAGACGGCGTAGGACTGCGTGTCGAACTTGCCGCCGGCGTGCAGCGTGGTCATGACGACCTCGACGGCGGGCCTGCGTTGCTTGGGGTGCGGGCCGATCGGGATGCCACGCCCGTCGTCGTGCACCTCGACACCGCCGTCGCCCAGGATCGTGACGCCGATCCTGCGCGCGTGCCCGGCGAGATGCTCGTCGACCGCGTTGTCCACGACCTCCCACACCAGGTGGTGCAGCCCCCTGGCGTCGGTCGACCCGATGTACATCCCGGGTCGCTTGCGGACCGCCTCGAGACCTTCGAGGACGGCGATCGACGTCGCGTCATACTTCGCGGGCACGGCTGGCAACGGCTCCTCGTGTCGATGTCGGTCACGCTGCAGTGTGCCGTGCCGACGCGCGTTCGCCTGTCAGGCTCGACGCGGGATGGTCGCGGTGCGCCGGCCTAGAACAACAGCAGGTACATGATGACCACCAGCACCACGACTCCCGCGAGCAGCGACAGCAGGCGGAACGTGCGGTTGTCGTCGACCCCGGCCTCGGGGTGAGCATCCATGAACTGCTGGAACGATGCGGTGTCGGCCTCGTCGGGCCCGTGGTCGGTCGGCGTCTCGTCGTGGGACGACATGTGTCTCATCCTCCGTCATGTGATCCGGCCGTCAGGAATGTCGTGAGCACCGCGCGGGCGCGCGCGAGATTGGCCACGGGGACGTGCTCGCCCGCCTGGTGCGCCTGACCGGTCAGGCCAGGACCGTAGTTCAGGGCAGGCACGCCCGCCGCGGCCAATCGGGCGACATCGGTCCAAGCCTGCTTCGCAGACACCCGGCCACCCGCGG
The window above is part of the Euzebyales bacterium genome. Proteins encoded here:
- a CDS encoding ATP-binding protein → MPAKYDATSIAVLEGLEAVRKRPGMYIGSTDARGLHHLVWEVVDNAVDEHLAGHARRIGVTILGDGGVEVHDDGRGIPIGPHPKQRRPAVEVVMTTLHAGGKFDTQSYAVSGGLHGVGVSVVNALSSRAEVEVCRDGGRHQIAFARGARTAALKRVGRSTKTGTTVRFWPDADIFDGTTFDADRIVTRLRETCLLNPGLRIEFADMRDGRRESFSFKGGLADFVDQLVGDDEAILTRPIMLRQAEQVEGQALAADVALTWVAGGVDERLRSYVNVIRTPDGGAHEEGLRKALTGTLNRWGQANRAFRKKDPALTGDDLRDGLVAVLSVKLPDPQFEGQTKAKLGSAVMRGFVERCVNEGLQSWLDANATLGRRICKQAQLAARAREAARHARELTRRKGLLDTSSAGLPGKLSDCSSRVPEECELYVVEGDSAGGSSKLARDRQTQAILPLRGKVLNVEKAQLRRVLANAEIQHLIRAIGTG